One Microbacterium marinum genomic window carries:
- a CDS encoding LLM class flavin-dependent oxidoreductase: protein MPRHLTFGVILTGTGGPGEHNRWLDPEIPGDASVDLDWYTEQAQAAEAAGLDLVFIVDSQFITPDSPPHYLNRLEPLTLLSALAARTERIGLVGTATTSYNSPYNLARRFASLDLISRGRAGWNVVTSGDAGTAGNYGLDEHYDYATRYGRAAEHIEVSRALWDSYEDDAFPRDRSTGVFLDPDKLHTTDHRGEHFRVAGPLNIERSPQGQPVIFQAGDSDEGRDLGAKYADGIFTHAASIPANRAFADDIRARARAFGRNPEHVVILPGAKIIVGDSDEEARDEELAQHRLSNTFEQALGELGRPFGWHDFRQYDLDAPFPDVLVHAERSFRTQATSIVEHATREGLTLRQVVELHAAPRRSPFVGTATTVADAIEEWFRAGAADGFNIYVSKPSQFRRFIDEVLPVLRARGLARDGYTGTTLREHLGLPVPANRHTAERDTAAVAARQPASV from the coding sequence ATGCCTCGGCACCTCACCTTCGGCGTCATCCTCACCGGTACCGGCGGGCCCGGCGAGCACAATCGCTGGCTTGACCCGGAGATCCCCGGCGATGCGAGCGTCGACCTCGACTGGTACACCGAGCAGGCACAGGCCGCCGAAGCGGCGGGCCTCGACCTCGTCTTCATCGTCGACAGCCAGTTCATCACCCCGGACTCGCCGCCCCACTATCTGAACCGGCTCGAGCCGCTCACCCTCCTCTCGGCGCTCGCCGCGCGCACGGAGCGTATCGGGCTCGTCGGCACCGCGACGACGTCGTACAACTCGCCGTACAACCTCGCCCGCCGCTTCGCGTCGCTGGACCTGATCAGTCGGGGCCGTGCTGGATGGAACGTCGTGACCAGCGGGGATGCCGGGACGGCAGGCAACTACGGACTCGACGAGCACTACGACTATGCGACCCGTTACGGCCGCGCGGCCGAGCACATCGAGGTGTCGCGGGCTCTCTGGGACTCCTACGAGGACGACGCCTTCCCCCGGGACCGGAGCACCGGCGTCTTCCTCGACCCGGACAAGCTGCACACGACCGACCACCGCGGAGAGCACTTCCGCGTCGCGGGTCCCCTGAACATCGAACGTTCGCCGCAGGGCCAGCCGGTGATCTTCCAGGCCGGCGACTCCGATGAGGGACGAGACCTGGGCGCGAAGTACGCCGACGGCATCTTCACCCACGCGGCATCCATCCCCGCCAACCGTGCCTTCGCCGACGACATCCGGGCTCGGGCCCGCGCTTTCGGGCGGAACCCCGAGCACGTCGTGATCCTGCCGGGAGCGAAGATCATCGTCGGCGACTCCGACGAGGAAGCCCGCGACGAGGAACTCGCCCAGCACCGGCTGTCGAACACGTTCGAGCAGGCCCTCGGCGAACTCGGGCGTCCCTTCGGCTGGCACGACTTCCGCCAGTACGACCTCGACGCACCGTTCCCCGACGTCCTCGTGCACGCCGAACGGAGCTTCCGCACGCAGGCGACGTCGATCGTGGAGCACGCCACCCGCGAGGGACTCACCCTCCGTCAGGTCGTCGAGCTGCACGCGGCGCCCCGGCGCTCGCCGTTCGTCGGCACCGCGACCACGGTCGCGGATGCGATCGAGGAATGGTTCCGGGCGGGAGCCGCCGACGGCTTCAACATCTACGTGTCCAAGCCCTCGCAGTTCCGCCGCTTCATCGACGAGGTCCTGCCGGTCCTCCGAGCGCGGGGTCTCGCCCGCGACGGCTACACGGGCACGACGCTGCGCGAGCACCTGGGGCTGCCCGTCCCGGCGAACCGCCACACCGCCGAGCGTGACACCGCCGCCGTCGCGGCGCGACAGCCGGCATCCGTCTGA
- a CDS encoding flavin reductase family protein — translation MSQSSAAVTPEARERSFGASLSPEEFKAVFRGHPGGVAVITADAGDGPVALTATSVSSVSAEPPLLIFSVSSQSSASAVLARAETVVVHLLDAHDIDIARLGATSGVDRFAETHRWSRLVTGEPVYHDVRAWVRCAVIDRMDAGGSTVVAAHALQSQVSRDVAGGEHGDALVYHNRTWHRLGAHSAL, via the coding sequence ATGAGTCAGTCCTCTGCTGCCGTCACCCCCGAGGCCCGCGAGCGTTCGTTCGGCGCGTCGCTGAGCCCGGAGGAGTTCAAGGCCGTCTTCCGCGGTCATCCCGGCGGTGTCGCGGTGATCACCGCCGACGCGGGTGACGGGCCGGTCGCGCTGACCGCGACCTCGGTGTCGTCGGTGAGCGCGGAGCCTCCCCTGCTCATCTTCTCCGTGTCATCCCAGTCGTCAGCGTCGGCGGTGCTGGCCCGCGCGGAGACCGTGGTCGTCCACCTCCTGGACGCACACGACATCGACATCGCTCGACTGGGCGCGACCAGCGGCGTGGATCGGTTCGCCGAGACCCACCGCTGGTCGCGCCTCGTGACCGGCGAGCCGGTCTACCACGATGTGCGCGCGTGGGTCCGGTGCGCCGTCATCGACCGCATGGATGCCGGCGGTTCCACGGTCGTGGCCGCGCACGCGCTCCAGTCCCAGGTCTCGCGCGACGTCGCGGGCGGCGAGCACGGCGACGCGCTCGTCTATCACAACCGCACCTGGCACCGATTGGGCGCCCACAGCGCCCTGTGA
- a CDS encoding MarR family winged helix-turn-helix transcriptional regulator: MPQSIVRHEHVHLYAAQPQTDAGRELSNAILELRHAEQVQADRSQRISGLGGIDLSALRYLVQARREDREVSPKDLIVMLGTSSATVTNVIERLVGKGYVLRQQHPTDRRAHYLVPTDAATALVDEVYGGHHGAVVSVIDDLDEEAVVTATAVIRRIAVTLDDLAKRS, encoded by the coding sequence ATGCCTCAGTCGATCGTTCGACACGAACATGTACATCTGTATGCGGCGCAGCCGCAGACCGACGCCGGCCGTGAGCTGAGCAACGCGATCCTGGAGCTTCGCCACGCGGAGCAGGTGCAGGCCGATCGCTCGCAGCGCATTTCCGGTCTCGGGGGGATCGACCTCTCCGCGTTGCGCTACCTGGTGCAGGCTCGGCGGGAGGATCGTGAGGTCAGTCCGAAGGATCTGATCGTCATGCTCGGCACGTCCAGCGCCACGGTCACGAACGTCATCGAGCGTCTCGTCGGCAAGGGATACGTTCTCCGCCAGCAACACCCGACCGACCGCCGCGCCCATTACCTGGTGCCTACGGATGCCGCGACGGCTCTCGTCGACGAGGTGTACGGCGGCCACCACGGCGCCGTCGTCTCCGTCATCGACGACCTCGACGAGGAAGCGGTGGTCACCGCCACCGCAGTGATCCGGCGCATCGCCGTCACGCTCGACGACCTCGCGAAGCGGTCCTGA
- a CDS encoding ATP-dependent DNA ligase: MGKFIYEDSIKVDFEDRTLAHLQQVIGNKLRRGESFHFTWRDDKSIGEGRTSVWLHPHASLVFKYYGSRQSRINRAWSEALMYTANSPAGLHLVPEPADVGEGEPSA; encoded by the coding sequence GTGGGAAAGTTCATCTACGAGGATTCCATCAAGGTCGACTTCGAGGACCGCACGCTCGCACACCTGCAGCAGGTCATCGGCAACAAGCTGCGACGCGGGGAATCGTTCCACTTCACGTGGCGCGACGATAAGAGCATCGGGGAGGGGCGGACCTCCGTCTGGCTGCACCCGCACGCGTCGCTCGTATTCAAGTACTACGGCAGCCGCCAGTCTCGCATCAACCGTGCGTGGTCGGAGGCCCTGATGTACACGGCGAACTCGCCCGCGGGGCTGCACCTGGTCCCCGAGCCTGCCGACGTGGGAGAGGGTGAGCCCTCGGCCTGA
- a CDS encoding ATP-dependent DNA ligase: MGKFIYEGAIKVDFDDRELAHLQLVIGSKLARGESFHFTWKDDPSIGDGRTSVWLHPRCTLVFKFYRAGRPQLNRAWIEALASSANSPTGLTLVPEPTRAADDDREAALL; the protein is encoded by the coding sequence ATGGGCAAGTTCATCTACGAGGGTGCCATCAAGGTCGATTTCGACGATCGCGAACTCGCCCATCTTCAGCTCGTGATCGGATCGAAGCTGGCGCGAGGGGAGTCCTTCCACTTCACGTGGAAGGACGACCCCTCGATCGGCGACGGGCGCACCAGCGTGTGGCTGCATCCTCGCTGCACGCTCGTTTTCAAGTTCTACCGGGCCGGACGGCCGCAGCTCAATCGAGCGTGGATCGAGGCCCTCGCCTCCAGCGCGAACTCGCCGACCGGTCTGACCCTCGTGCCCGAGCCCACCCGGGCCGCGGACGACGACCGAGAGGCGGCGCTGCTGTGA
- a CDS encoding ferritin-like domain-containing protein, translating to MATTTQKKTDSTPRNNRRASGARLTDEQNAERGFSASQALSDNLQKVLVDLLELASQGKQAHWNVVGKNFRDTHVQLDEIIDAARGFSDTVAERMRALHAVPDGRSDTVAEQTTLPEFPHGEVLTTDVIDLITERLEATIGTCRDVHDDVDEEDPTSADILHEILETLEQYAWMVSAENRTPR from the coding sequence GTGGCCACGACGACGCAGAAGAAGACCGACTCCACCCCGCGCAACAACCGACGCGCTTCCGGAGCCCGCCTGACCGACGAGCAGAACGCCGAACGCGGATTCTCCGCATCGCAGGCGCTCAGCGACAACCTCCAGAAGGTTCTGGTCGATCTGCTCGAACTCGCCTCGCAGGGCAAGCAGGCGCACTGGAACGTGGTCGGGAAGAACTTCCGCGACACCCACGTGCAGCTCGACGAGATCATCGACGCCGCGCGCGGCTTCAGCGACACCGTCGCCGAACGCATGCGAGCCCTCCACGCCGTGCCCGACGGGCGCAGCGACACCGTCGCCGAGCAGACGACGCTGCCGGAGTTCCCCCACGGCGAGGTGCTGACCACCGACGTCATCGACCTGATCACCGAACGCCTCGAGGCGACGATCGGGACCTGCCGCGACGTGCACGACGACGTCGACGAAGAAGACCCGACGAGTGCCGACATCCTCCACGAGATCCTCGAGACTCTCGAGCAGTACGCCTGGATGGTCAGCGCCGAGAACCGCACTCCGCGTTAA
- a CDS encoding acyl-CoA dehydrogenase, translating to MPHTPASSALEASPLDSVPVDADVAEILRVAAHASGELPLPGRGQTLVLWDALAGLAARSVEAARIVEPHLDAIAILAQARADGADLGRLDGMSDAASPATWGVFAAEGAGVHLQARRESDGWRLSGTKPWCSLAGTLSHALVTAWVDDEHRQLFAVNLRDPGVRPRTGPWVSRGLQRVVSAPVDFDAAPVQPIGDIGWYLHRPGFSWGGIGVAAIWWGGAAPLVTAIADAARSERADQAAHVYAGRADAAQWTARLALEHAAARIDAGADPAASKLLAARVRAVVADAAEEIIALADRALGPAPLTTDAAHAGRVADLRIYLRQHHAERDLARLGVAAVRS from the coding sequence ATGCCGCACACCCCTGCCTCGAGCGCGCTCGAGGCCTCCCCGCTCGATTCCGTCCCAGTCGATGCCGACGTTGCCGAGATCCTCCGCGTCGCCGCGCACGCGAGCGGGGAACTGCCGCTTCCCGGGCGCGGTCAGACGCTCGTCCTCTGGGATGCCCTCGCCGGCCTCGCTGCACGGAGCGTCGAAGCCGCTCGCATCGTGGAACCGCACCTCGATGCGATCGCGATCCTCGCCCAGGCCCGTGCGGACGGCGCCGACCTCGGGCGGCTGGACGGGATGTCGGATGCCGCTTCTCCCGCGACCTGGGGCGTGTTCGCCGCCGAGGGCGCGGGAGTGCACTTGCAGGCTCGTCGGGAGTCCGACGGCTGGCGCCTGTCCGGCACCAAGCCGTGGTGCTCGCTCGCGGGAACGCTCAGCCACGCGTTGGTCACGGCCTGGGTCGACGACGAGCACCGGCAGCTGTTCGCCGTGAACCTCCGCGACCCCGGCGTGCGCCCCCGCACCGGCCCGTGGGTCTCGCGCGGACTGCAACGCGTCGTCAGCGCACCCGTCGACTTCGACGCGGCACCGGTCCAGCCGATCGGCGACATCGGGTGGTACCTGCACCGACCCGGCTTCAGCTGGGGCGGCATCGGCGTCGCCGCGATCTGGTGGGGCGGTGCGGCACCGCTCGTGACGGCCATCGCGGATGCCGCACGCAGCGAGCGTGCCGATCAGGCCGCGCACGTCTACGCCGGACGGGCGGATGCCGCGCAGTGGACCGCCCGGCTCGCTCTCGAACACGCCGCGGCGCGGATCGACGCCGGCGCCGACCCGGCCGCATCGAAGCTCTTGGCGGCTCGTGTGCGTGCCGTCGTGGCCGACGCCGCGGAGGAGATCATCGCCCTGGCCGATCGCGCGCTCGGCCCGGCACCGCTGACGACCGATGCCGCCCATGCCGGCCGCGTCGCGGATCTCCGGATCTACCTCCGTCAGCATCACGCCGAGCGTGATCTGGCGCGACTGGGAGTTGCGGCGGTGCGATCGTGA
- a CDS encoding PIG-L family deacetylase: MSVAFDHRDPGTPETSWRSVDIDAEPLSLTQSRLVVVAAHPDDETLGAGGLLATAAAAGLDITVIVATDGEAADPERRGAGLERRRELTAALYRLAPRARVRHLALPDGGLRENTRRLISLLTAELATFDPDDTLIAVTWWGDGHRDHRVLGETVRSIAHGARVIGIPIWYWHWGDPASPDPGPWQRLALTPRAIAAKSAAIAEHSSQQGGDRDDPILHGSMLAHFQRDHELFIDAGSAAPEPSVDPERFEEYFRTHDDPWGFDSRWYEQRKRALLTATLPRRRFSRTLELGCATGALTAELAARSDEIVAVDASPTAVARARDRVPEAIVEERVLPGDWPEGTWDLVVLSELGYYWSHDDLTTAVKRIVEGLREDGVVIACHWRRTIPDAVLDAAAVHRAIGRSGLQRLARHVEEDFILEAWTPYGVPSVAAAEGLA; the protein is encoded by the coding sequence GTGAGCGTCGCGTTCGATCACCGTGACCCCGGGACGCCCGAGACGTCGTGGCGCTCCGTCGACATCGACGCCGAGCCTCTCAGCCTCACCCAGTCGCGTCTGGTCGTCGTGGCCGCGCACCCCGACGATGAGACCCTGGGCGCCGGCGGGCTCCTCGCGACCGCAGCCGCAGCCGGCCTCGACATCACCGTGATCGTCGCGACCGACGGCGAGGCCGCCGATCCCGAGCGGCGTGGAGCCGGTCTGGAACGACGTCGAGAGCTGACCGCCGCCCTGTACCGACTGGCGCCACGCGCCCGCGTCCGGCATCTCGCGCTCCCTGACGGGGGCCTGCGGGAGAACACCCGTCGGCTGATTTCCCTGCTCACCGCCGAGCTCGCCACGTTCGACCCCGACGACACCCTCATCGCCGTGACGTGGTGGGGCGACGGTCACCGCGATCATCGGGTGCTGGGAGAGACCGTCCGTTCGATCGCGCACGGTGCTCGCGTCATCGGCATCCCGATCTGGTACTGGCACTGGGGCGACCCGGCATCCCCCGATCCCGGTCCCTGGCAGCGTCTCGCCCTGACTCCGCGCGCGATCGCCGCGAAGTCGGCTGCGATCGCGGAGCACTCCTCGCAGCAGGGCGGCGATCGTGACGACCCGATCCTGCACGGCAGCATGCTCGCCCACTTCCAACGCGATCATGAGCTCTTCATCGACGCGGGGAGTGCGGCGCCGGAACCCTCGGTGGATCCCGAGCGCTTCGAGGAGTACTTCCGGACGCACGACGATCCGTGGGGATTCGACTCACGCTGGTACGAGCAGCGCAAGCGCGCCCTGCTCACGGCGACCCTCCCGAGGCGGCGCTTCTCCCGGACCCTCGAACTCGGGTGCGCGACGGGGGCGCTGACGGCCGAACTGGCGGCACGTTCCGACGAGATCGTGGCCGTCGACGCCTCCCCCACAGCCGTCGCCCGCGCGCGCGACCGCGTGCCCGAGGCGATCGTCGAGGAGCGGGTGCTCCCGGGAGACTGGCCCGAGGGCACATGGGATCTCGTGGTGCTGTCGGAGCTCGGCTACTACTGGTCTCACGACGATCTGACGACGGCGGTGAAACGCATCGTCGAGGGGCTGCGGGAGGACGGGGTGGTGATCGCGTGCCACTGGCGGCGCACGATCCCCGACGCCGTGCTGGATGCCGCAGCGGTGCACCGGGCCATCGGGCGCAGCGGGCTGCAGCGCCTCGCCCGGCACGTCGAGGAGGATTTCATCCTCGAGGCCTGGACCCCTTACGGCGTCCCCTCGGTCGCCGCGGCGGAGGGCCTCGCGTGA
- a CDS encoding glycosyltransferase yields MSRRIDALVVVVPAHNEEELLASCLASLEIATLAARGVVERIEVVVVLDACTDDSAEIARAAGVRVVETDARSVGVARAAGVAAGLGELVDVGHRHVWTAHTDADSSVPPHWLTHQLALARRGAHAVVGTVRPNFDDLSPEQTEAWWATHTPGTANGHVHGANLGLRADVLLRAGGFPGIPAHEDVRLMDRVRSAGARVVASDAAWVRTSGRAQGRAPEGYARYLREDLTAAVAAEAQLPREISLL; encoded by the coding sequence GTGAGCCGCCGGATCGATGCGCTCGTGGTCGTGGTGCCGGCGCACAACGAGGAGGAACTCCTCGCGTCGTGTCTCGCCTCGCTTGAGATCGCGACACTCGCCGCTCGCGGCGTGGTGGAGCGGATCGAGGTGGTGGTCGTCCTCGACGCCTGCACGGACGATTCCGCGGAGATCGCGCGGGCGGCGGGGGTGCGCGTCGTGGAGACCGACGCTCGGAGTGTCGGCGTCGCACGGGCGGCCGGCGTCGCCGCCGGGCTCGGAGAGCTCGTCGACGTCGGCCACCGACACGTCTGGACGGCTCACACGGATGCGGACTCCTCCGTGCCGCCGCATTGGCTCACCCACCAGCTCGCCCTCGCACGCCGCGGCGCGCACGCGGTGGTCGGCACGGTCCGCCCGAACTTCGACGACCTCAGTCCCGAGCAGACGGAGGCGTGGTGGGCGACCCATACCCCGGGGACGGCGAACGGCCACGTGCACGGTGCCAACCTCGGCCTCCGCGCCGACGTCCTCCTGCGCGCCGGTGGATTCCCCGGCATCCCCGCACACGAAGACGTGCGGCTCATGGACCGCGTGCGGTCAGCGGGCGCACGCGTCGTGGCCTCGGATGCCGCGTGGGTCCGAACCAGCGGGCGCGCGCAGGGCCGTGCCCCCGAGGGTTACGCACGCTACCTGCGCGAAGACCTCACCGCTGCTGTGGCGGCCGAGGCGCAGCTCCCTCGGGAGATCTCTCTCCTGTAG
- a CDS encoding lytic transglycosylase domain-containing protein, whose amino-acid sequence MARTRRRSRSRRRRWRSLTRGAAFIAALLPLAALTILAVHYAGLVTDNEEVAPVRAPLPAPPAQAASGAAAGEGEPSDELAVRVPDPQWVERVAEVTGIPSRALQAYASADLTLAAEQPDCGIAWNTLAGIGSVESGHGSHGSSVLASDGWVSPRIVGPALNGDGVAAIPDTDGGAWDGDDVWDRAVGPLQFIPETWRHWGADGNLDGVRDPNHIDDAALAAARYLCQSGSMDGTEAWRAAILRYNPLTAYVDSVAARATEYATLALE is encoded by the coding sequence ATGGCGCGCACACGGAGACGCTCCCGCTCACGCAGGCGGCGCTGGCGTTCCCTCACGCGTGGCGCGGCATTCATCGCCGCACTGTTGCCGCTGGCCGCGCTGACGATCCTTGCTGTGCACTATGCGGGCCTCGTGACCGACAACGAGGAGGTCGCTCCTGTGCGCGCGCCACTGCCCGCGCCTCCCGCGCAGGCCGCGTCCGGTGCAGCCGCGGGAGAGGGGGAGCCGTCGGACGAGCTCGCGGTTCGTGTGCCGGACCCGCAATGGGTCGAGCGGGTCGCCGAGGTCACCGGCATCCCGTCCCGCGCACTTCAGGCGTACGCGAGCGCCGACCTGACTCTCGCGGCGGAGCAGCCGGACTGCGGAATCGCCTGGAACACGCTCGCCGGCATCGGGTCGGTGGAGTCCGGGCACGGCAGTCACGGTTCGTCCGTCCTCGCCTCCGACGGATGGGTCAGCCCGCGCATCGTCGGGCCAGCGTTGAACGGCGACGGCGTCGCTGCGATCCCCGACACCGACGGTGGAGCGTGGGACGGCGACGATGTCTGGGATCGAGCGGTCGGTCCCCTGCAATTCATTCCGGAGACCTGGCGGCACTGGGGGGCAGACGGCAACCTCGACGGGGTCCGCGACCCCAATCACATCGACGACGCGGCACTCGCCGCCGCCCGGTACCTGTGTCAATCGGGCTCGATGGACGGGACCGAAGCATGGCGGGCAGCCATCCTGCGGTACAACCCGCTGACGGCCTACGTCGACTCGGTCGCCGCGCGCGCCACCGAATACGCGACACTCGCGCTGGAGTGA
- a CDS encoding zinc-dependent alcohol dehydrogenase codes for MKAMTYRGPYKIRVDSKPDPVIVHPNDAIVRVELASICGSDLHLYHGMMPDTRVGHTFGHEFVGRVEQVGPSVQNLSVGDRVMVPFNISCGSCFFCARGLYSNCHNVNANATAIGGIYGYSHSTGGYDGGQAELVRVPFADVGPMVIPGDIASEDALLLTDAFSTGYFGSQLADITEGDTVVVLGAGPVGLAAARSCWLMGAGRVIVVDHIPDRLEKAAEFAFAETVHFGRESDIVLALKKMTDGLGADAVIDAVGAEADGHVLQHVTAAKLKLQGGSPVALNWAIDAVRKGGTISVMGAYGPLFSAIKFGDAMNKGLTIRANQAPVKRQWPRLLEHIRAGHIAPRDLITHRFELDDIAEGYHVFSSKLDGIIKPLVTFGA; via the coding sequence ATGAAGGCGATGACCTATCGCGGGCCCTACAAGATCCGCGTCGACAGCAAACCCGATCCCGTGATCGTCCACCCCAACGACGCGATCGTGAGGGTCGAGCTCGCATCGATCTGCGGCTCCGACCTGCACCTCTACCACGGCATGATGCCCGACACCCGGGTGGGCCACACGTTCGGCCACGAGTTCGTCGGCCGCGTCGAGCAGGTGGGCCCGTCCGTGCAGAACCTGTCGGTCGGGGACCGCGTCATGGTGCCGTTCAACATCTCCTGCGGGTCGTGTTTCTTCTGCGCGCGGGGGCTCTACTCGAACTGCCACAACGTGAACGCGAACGCCACCGCGATCGGCGGCATCTACGGCTACTCGCACTCGACGGGCGGATACGACGGTGGTCAGGCGGAGCTCGTCCGTGTGCCGTTCGCCGACGTGGGGCCCATGGTGATCCCCGGCGACATCGCTTCGGAGGACGCGCTCCTGCTGACCGATGCGTTCTCGACGGGATACTTCGGTTCACAGCTCGCCGACATCACGGAAGGCGACACGGTCGTGGTGCTGGGGGCGGGTCCCGTCGGCCTCGCGGCGGCGCGCTCGTGCTGGCTGATGGGTGCGGGCCGGGTCATCGTCGTGGACCACATCCCGGACCGCCTAGAGAAGGCCGCGGAGTTCGCCTTCGCCGAGACCGTGCACTTCGGCCGGGAATCCGACATCGTTCTGGCTCTCAAGAAGATGACCGACGGCCTCGGGGCAGACGCGGTGATCGACGCGGTCGGCGCGGAGGCGGACGGCCATGTGCTCCAGCACGTGACAGCCGCGAAGCTCAAGCTCCAGGGCGGATCGCCGGTGGCGCTGAACTGGGCCATCGATGCGGTCCGGAAGGGTGGGACCATCTCGGTGATGGGCGCCTACGGACCGCTGTTCAGCGCCATCAAGTTCGGCGACGCCATGAACAAGGGGCTCACGATACGGGCGAATCAGGCGCCGGTGAAGCGTCAATGGCCCCGGCTGCTGGAGCACATCCGGGCCGGCCACATCGCCCCGCGCGACCTCATCACGCACCGCTTCGAGCTCGACGACATCGCCGAGGGCTATCACGTCTTCTCGTCGAAGCTCGACGGGATCATCAAGCCGCTCGTCACATTCGGCGCCTGA
- a CDS encoding alpha/beta hydrolase, translated as MPHGDHIIVLPGGGYERHADHEGEPVAQWLRDLGLTASVFAYPVRTRHPEPLRAIRGAITAARSQGATRVGLLGFSAGGHAAAFAAVAPGATPDERVDLAITAYPVVSMELDSHRGSRVQLLGDDAAPILRTQTSADRLVTADTPPFFIWHTADDEAVPVAHSLLLASALSAQSVPYELHVYESGVHGLGLAPDAGTAEGWTTACEQWLRARGWID; from the coding sequence ATGCCGCACGGCGACCACATCATCGTTCTTCCCGGAGGCGGGTACGAGCGTCACGCCGACCACGAGGGCGAGCCCGTCGCGCAGTGGCTGCGCGACCTGGGGCTGACCGCGAGTGTCTTCGCCTACCCCGTCCGCACCCGCCACCCCGAACCGCTGCGCGCCATCCGCGGGGCGATCACCGCCGCGCGGTCGCAGGGCGCGACCCGAGTCGGACTGCTCGGCTTCTCGGCGGGCGGGCACGCGGCCGCCTTCGCGGCGGTGGCGCCGGGTGCGACACCCGACGAGCGGGTGGACCTGGCGATCACCGCGTACCCCGTCGTGTCCATGGAGCTCGACTCCCATCGAGGGTCGCGCGTCCAACTGCTCGGCGATGACGCCGCGCCGATCCTGCGCACGCAGACCTCCGCCGACCGCCTCGTCACCGCGGACACGCCGCCCTTCTTCATCTGGCACACCGCCGACGATGAGGCTGTGCCGGTCGCGCACTCCCTGCTTCTCGCCTCAGCCCTGTCGGCGCAGAGCGTCCCCTACGAGCTCCACGTCTACGAGAGCGGTGTGCACGGCCTCGGTCTCGCACCCGACGCCGGCACCGCCGAGGGCTGGACCACGGCGTGCGAGCAGTGGCTGCGGGCGCGCGGCTGGATCGACTGA
- a CDS encoding PmoA family protein — protein sequence MTSSPRLDLEVDETSASFRAGNLELGRYVIVPDSPQLESPKPYLDPLRTRAGHVVTLFRPWDHVWHKGLAWSLPVVGDENFWGGPTYLRGEGYRQLPNNGAQVHRAVSEATVVDGVARFGHTLDWTAQAGARLFTEDRTLTARLLGGDAWALTIEIGMTNDTDAAIALGSPTTRGRENAGYGGLFWRGPRSFTDGVLVTATGEGTGAEFRGRRSEWMGFAGRHDVIDATSLVVMVDGADNPNHPPQWFARSEEFAGLNPAPFFSDELEIPVGGTATFRYAIGIADAGSERAASLADELRAIL from the coding sequence ATGACCTCATCGCCTCGCCTCGACCTCGAGGTCGATGAGACCTCGGCATCCTTCCGGGCGGGGAATCTCGAACTCGGGCGGTACGTGATCGTCCCGGATTCCCCCCAACTCGAATCGCCGAAGCCGTACCTCGACCCGCTGCGGACCAGGGCGGGCCACGTCGTCACGCTGTTCCGCCCCTGGGATCACGTGTGGCACAAAGGGCTCGCCTGGTCGCTGCCCGTCGTGGGTGACGAGAACTTCTGGGGCGGGCCCACGTATCTCCGCGGCGAGGGCTACCGCCAGCTCCCGAACAACGGCGCCCAGGTCCACCGCGCGGTGAGCGAGGCGACGGTGGTCGACGGCGTGGCACGGTTCGGCCACACGCTCGACTGGACGGCCCAGGCCGGCGCGCGCCTCTTCACCGAGGACCGCACCCTCACGGCGCGACTGCTGGGCGGCGACGCGTGGGCCCTCACGATCGAGATCGGCATGACCAACGACACGGATGCCGCGATCGCGCTCGGCTCGCCCACGACGCGAGGTCGCGAGAACGCCGGGTACGGTGGGCTCTTCTGGCGCGGACCCCGCTCCTTCACCGACGGCGTTTTGGTCACGGCGACGGGAGAGGGGACGGGCGCGGAGTTCCGCGGCCGCCGCTCCGAGTGGATGGGTTTCGCCGGCCGGCACGACGTTATCGATGCGACGTCGCTCGTCGTCATGGTCGACGGTGCGGACAACCCGAACCACCCGCCGCAGTGGTTCGCCCGCTCGGAGGAATTCGCCGGACTGAATCCGGCACCGTTCTTCAGCGACGAACTCGAGATCCCCGTCGGCGGCACCGCGACCTTCCGGTACGCGATCGGCATCGCGGATGCCGGGTCGGAGCGCGCCGCATCGCTCGCCGACGAGCTACGCGCGATCCTGTGA